One Sulfurimonas sp. HSL-3221 genomic window, TCCGGCGGCTTTGGCCGCGAGGATGTCGTTTTTGGAGTCGCCGATCATGACGCAGCGCTCCTTGTCCACGCCAAGGGTTTCGCAGACGTGCAGCAGGGGCCGGGGGTCCGGTTTCCGTTGGGGCAGCGAATCGCCGCCGAGAGTATATTCGAACAGTTCAGACATCCCCAGGCTGTGCAAGATGGGTTCTATGAAGGCGTAGGGCTTGTTGGTGACAATGGCCAGGCGGTAGCCCTCTTTGTGCAGTTGTTGCAGGACTTCGGGCACCTGAGGGTAGGGGCGCGTCAGCACGGCGAGGTTGCCGGCATAGAACTCCAAAAAGATTGCGAGAGCGCGGTCGACCGTTTCGGTATCGTCCTCCGCGTTGCCGCTCGCGCGCAGGGCACGCTCGACAAGGGTGCGAGCCCCGTTGCCGACCCAGCCGCGCACGGTCGTCTCTTCGAAGGGGGGACGCCCGAGCTGTTCAAGCATATGGTTGACCGCCAGCGCCAGGTCGGGGGCGCTGTCGATGAGGGTACCGTCAAAGTCGAATAGAATCAGCTCTTTATGCGTGAACACCTGTCGTTTCCTTATTTAAATATTTCGCCGGGATTATAGCGCAGCCCGATTAATCCCGTTTTCGTTAAAATGGCTTCCGTTTTTATCTAAGTGCAACTTTAAGACCAAAAGAGACCCGCTATGCCCAAAACCATTACCGTCATCGATACCTTCGGTTTCTTCTTTCGCAGTTTTTACGCCCTGCCGCCGCTCACGAACAAAGAGGGGTTCCCGACCGGCCTGCTCACCGGTTTCATCAACTTTATCGACCGCCTTCACCAGGACCATGCCAGCGACTACATCGTCTTCGCCCTCGATGCCAAGGGGCCGACCTTCAGGAACGAGATCGACCCCGAGTACAAGGCGCACCGCCCGCCGCCGCCCGACGAGCTCAAAGCGCAGCTCCCCATCGCCATCGAGTGGATCGAGAAGATGGGCTTCAAGACCCTGATGCAGAGCGGTTTTGAAGCCGACGATATGATCGCCTCTATTACGAAAAAGGCGGTCGAAGCGGGGATGGTCGTGCGGATCGTCTCCCACGACAAGGACCTCTACCAGCTTATCGACGATGACAGGGTCGTGCTCGTCGACGCCATAAAGCGCAAGGACGTCAACGAGACGGAGTGCCTGGAGAAGTACGGCATCCGCCCGGAGCAGTTCACCGACTACCAGGCGCTGCTCGGCGACAGCGCCGACAACGTGCCGGGAGTCAAGGGGATCGGAAAGGTGACGGCGCAGAAGCTGCTCAACCAGTACGAGACCCTCGATAACGTCTACGCGAACCTCGACGAGGTGAAGCCGGCCGGGGTACAGAAGAAACTGCGCGAAGGGGAGGAGAACGCCTGGATGTCGCGCAAGCTCGTCACCCTGCGCGACGACCTTTTCGAGAAGGTAGCGTGGGACGAATACGACATGGACGACGGCAACCCTTTCCTGCCGATCGTACCGGAGCTGATACGCTACGAGATGAACGGGATCATCCGCAAGCTCAAAGCGAAGAAGCTTATCAGCGAAGAGGAGATCAGTAACGAAAATGCCGTGCAGGAAGCGGAGTGCCCGCTGCCGGCGAACGCCGGGTTTAGCGCGAAACTGATCACCGACGAATCGGAGCTCGCCGCGCTCACCGGCGCGATCACCGCGGAGACCCTGGTCGCTTTCGATACGGAGACGACGGGGCTGGATTATCTGGAAGATACGATGGTCGGGTTCAGTTTCTGCCTGAACGCAGAGGAGGCCTACTACGTCCCCGTTGGGCACAGCTACCTCGGCGTTCCGGAACAGGTCGGCGAAGCGGCCGCGTCTGCGGCACTGCGGCAGATCTTCACCGGGCGGGTCGTCGGGCACAACCTCAAGTTCGACCTCCACTTTGTTAACCACTATATGGAGGGGTTCGAACCCTCCCTTTATGCCGATACGATGGTCATGGCGTGGCTTGCCGCACCCGAGAGCCCGCTCTCCCTGGACAAGCTCGCACAGGTCCACCTTAATCATACGATGATCAGCTTCAAAGAGACGGTCAAGAAGGGGGAGGACTTCTCCGGGGTCGACCTGGCCGATGCCTGCGGCTACGCCGCGGAGGATGCCTGGGCGACGTTGATGCTCTATGAGAAACTGACGGCGCTGCTGGACCTGCAGGGCGAGCATCTGCTCGAAGAGGCCGCGGCGGTGGAGTTCCCCTTCTCACTGACGCTCGGCGCGATGGAAGAGGCGGGTATCAAGGTCGACACCAAGGTGCTTGCGACCTTCCTGGAGGAGGCGAAAGAGCGTCTGGCGGAGCTGACGCAGAGCATCTACGAGCTCAGCGGCAGCGAGTTCAACATCAACTCCACGAAACAGCTGGGCGAGGTGCTTTTCGAGAAGCTGGAGTTGCCCGTGGTCAAGAAGACAAAGACGGGCTATTCGACAGACGAGAAGGTACTGAGTTCTCTGCTGGACGCGCACCCCGTCATCGAGAAGCTGCTGTCATACCGCGAACTGCACAAGCTCGTTTCCACCTACCTCGACCCGCTCCTGCAACTGGGAGCGCAGCGCCCCGACGGCCGCATCCACACCTCCTACGTACAGACGGGGACGGCGACGGGGCGGCTCAGTTCGAAAAACCCCAACCTGCAGAACATTCCGACCCGCACCCCGCTGGGCGCGCGCATCCGCGAGGCCTTTGTGGCGGAACCGGGCAAAAAGCTTATCGGCATCGACTACTCGCAGATCGAACTGCGGCTGCTGGCGCATTTCAGCGAGGACCCGACCCTCGTCGACGCCTTCAAGCATGACAAAGATATCCACCTGAGCACCGCGATTGCCCTCTTCGGCGAGGAGGAGGCCCCGAAGAAGCGCAGCATCGCGAAGACCGTCAACTTTGGCCTGCTCTACGGCATGGGTCAGAAGAAGCTCTCCGATACCCTGGGGATCACGACGAAGGAGGCACGGGAGATCATCACCCGCTACTTCGAGACCTTCCCGACGGTCAAATCCTACTTCGCCTCCATCGTCGAGCGCTCCAAAGAGCAGGGGTACGTCGAGACCCTGCTGGGGCGCCGCCGCTATTTCGACTACGACAAGGCGACGCCGATGCTCAAAGCCGCGTACGAGCGCGAATCGGTCAACACCGTCTTCCAGGGCAGCGCGGCCGACCTGATCAAAATGGCGATGAATCGCATCGATGATGTGATAAAAAAAGAACGCCTCCCCGCTACCATGCTGCTGCAGATTCACGACGAACTGATCTTCGAGGCGGATGCGGCCCAGGCCGATGCGCTGGGGCAGCGTTTCCAATCTATTATGGAAGAGATCCATCCCCTGCATATCCCGCTGCGGGCGTCGCTGAACATCGGGGCGCACTGGGGCGAACTGAAATAGGCTCTGAATAAGCAACGCTTATTCAGCCTCTCCCGCCGATTGAAAGACTCCGTTAACCGAAAATGACTACAATTACGCACTTTGGGGGCCGCACAGCCCTCTGACTGCATGAAAAGGAATGAGATGAAGTACCTCCTCTCTGTGATCAGCTCCATGAAAACCATGGCCACGTTAATGCTGGTGTTTGCCGTCTCCGTCGGATACGCGACTTTTGTCGAAAACGATTTCGGCACGCCGACGGCCAAGGCCATGATCTACAACGCCCGATGGTTCGAGGTGCTGCTGGGTATTCTGGCGTTCAACCTCGTACTCAATATCGTACGCTTCAAAATGTGGAAGAAAGGGAAGGGGCTCGTCTTCCTCTTTCACTTCGCTTTCCTCGTTATCCTGTTCGGCGCGGCGGTGACCCGCTACGTCGGTTACGAGGGGATGATGCACATCCGCGAAGGCGAGACGGAGGACAAGATCACCAGCTCCACGAGCTACCTCAAGATCGTCTATGACGACAACGGCAAGGTCGGCGAGTACAAGCAGAGCCTCTACCTCTCCAAGCTCGGCGGCAACGACGTCGACACGACCTTTGATGTCGCCGGCAAAACGGTCAGCGTCAAGCTGCTCGAATACATTCCCGACGCCGTCTACAGCGTCGTGGAAGCGCCCGACGGCAAGCCGATCGCCAATATGATGATCACCGGCGGAGGTGCCCCCGACCAGATGCAGCTCTCCCAGGGCGAACAGTATGAAAACGAGAAGCTCATTATCGACTTCGATTCCGGCAAGCCCGTGCACGACGGTAAGCCGGTCGTCCGCCTGTTTATGGAAGGGGATACCCTGAAGATGGCCCACGGCTTCCCGCTGACCTACCTCAAAATGGATGACCAGAGCAGCGGTGCCGTTGCCCCGTCCCTGGAAGACAACGCCTCGACACGTACCCTCTATACGACGGAGAACGGCGCGAACTTCGTGATTCGCAGCTTCTTCGCCAAAGGGAAAAAGACGATCGTTTCTCAGGAGACGAAAAAGAAGGGGCCGATGATGCGCACTGCTTCGCAGGACGCGATGCGCCTACAGTTCAGCGACGGCAGCGAGACCAAAGAGGTCGTCGTCATGGGCACTTCCGGCCAGGTCGGCGTGCCGGAACCGGTGACGCTCTCAGGCATCCCGATGTCGGTCAGCTACGGCGCCGAGCTCATCCGCCTGCCGTTCGCCCTGAAACTGGCGGACTTCGAGCTCGACCGCTACCCGGGATCGCAGTCGCCGATGTCCTATGCGAGCGACGTTGTCCTGATAGATAAGGAACAGAACATCGAAATGCCCTATCGTATCTTTATGAACCACGTTCTTGACCACCGCAACTACCGTTTCTTCCAGTCCTCGTACGACCGTGATGAGAAGGGGACGATCCTCTCCGTCAATCACGACCCGGGAACCCTGCCGACCTATATCGGTTACCTGCTGCTCGCCATCGGAATGTTCGGCTCACTCTTCGTCAAGGGCGGCCGTTTCCGCCAGCTGGGCAAGATCGCCAAGCACGCCGCCGAAGAGAAAGAGAAACTGGCCGCGGGGCTCATCGCAGCACTGCTGCTGACGTTCGCGCCGCAAAGCGCCAAAGCCGATACGAACCCGATGATCAAGGAGATCACCTCCTTTGACCGCACCCACGCCGATATGTTTGGGGCCCTGATCGTTCAGGACAGCAACGGCCGTATGAAGCCGGTCGATACCCTCAGCACGGAGATCCTGCACAAGATTAACCGCGGCGACACCATTCTCGGTCTCAATGCGAACCAGATCCTGCTTTCGATGATGCTGATGCCCGAAGCGTGGCGCGACATCAAGATGATCCGTTCGGACAAGCTGGTTAACAAGGAACTGGGATTCGACGCCGGTGAGAAAACACTTGCCTTCAACCAGTTCTTTGAATACCCCGATGAGATGGCGGGCTACAAACTGAACAAATATGTCGAAGAGGCGATCCGCAAGGCACCGGGCAAACGCGATAAGTTTGACAAGGCCGTCATCAAAGTAGACGAACGCGTCAACGTCGCCTACATGGTCTACACGGGCGCGATGCTGCGCCTCTGGCCGGACGCGGGGGATGCGAACCACAAATGGGTGGCGACGATCGAGGCGATCAACGGCTTTACCCCGCAGGAGAGCATGCTCGTACGTTACCTCGCCGCCCAGTACTTCTCCTCCATCGACGACGCGGTCAAGAGCGGCGACTGGAGCAAGGCGGATGCCGCGCTGGAGCAGATCGCCGAGCATCAGAAAAAGGCCGGATCTACCGTCTATCCCGACGAGAACAAAGTGAAACTGGAGATCTGGTATAACCACGCAAACATCTTCGAACGCCTCTGGCCGCTCTATTTCCTTGTCGGTTTCGTGCTGCTGGTCTTCGCCTTTGCACACATCATCAACCCGCGCGTCAAGCTGGGGCTCTTCGCCAAGGGGGCCTATGGACTGCTCGTGCTCTTCTTCATCGCCCACACGGTCGGCCTGGCGATCCGCTGGTACATCTCCGGCCACGCCCCTTGGTCGAACGGGTACGAGTCGATGATCTATATCGGCTGGGCATCGGTCCTGGCGGGCTTCATCTTCTCGAAGAATTCGCCGATTACCCTTGCGGCCACCTCCATCCTTGCCGGGCTGATCCTCTTTGTCGCCCACCTCAACTGGATGGACCCGCAGGTAACGAACCTCGTGCCGGTCCTGCAGTCGTACTGGCTCAGTATCCACGTTTCCATGATTACCGGCAGCTACGGCTTCCTGGGACTGGGGGCGCTGCTTGGCTTTATTACGCTGATCCTTTTCATGTTCAACTCGGGCAAGCGCGCGCACAGCATTTCGCTCTCCATCAAGGAGCTCAACGCCATTAACGAAATGAGCCTGATGGTGGGGCTGGCGACGCTGACGGTGGGGAACTTCCTCGGCGGGGTCTGGGCCAACGAGAGCTGGGGCCGTTACTGGGGCTGGGACCCGAAAGAGACCTGGGCGCTGGTGACGATCCTTGTCTATGCCGTCGTTATCCACCTGCGCTTTATCAAGAAGATCTACACGCCGTACCTCTTCAGCGTTATCTCCCTGCTTGCCTTTACATCGGTCCTGATGACCTACTTCGGCGTCAACTACTACCTGGCGGGGATGCACTCCTACGCCAAGGGCGACCCGGTGCCGATCCCGGATTTCGTCCCGGTGACCTATGCGATCGTCTTCGCGGTCATTGCGCTGGCTTCGCGCCACCGCAAACTTGCACCCCTCTGCAAAGAGTAGGGTCTTTTTAAATCCTCCAAAACCTTTACGCCTGTTCTTCCGCCGATGCCCCCGGGCATCGCTCCTCTTTTCTCATACAATCATCCATTTTCCACCATCCGAATCCCCATTGAAACGGTCGGAATTATTTAATTTTATTCCCGGTTATTTTATGGGATTAAATAATTTGGATATAATTTTTTCTGAATCAAAATGAGAGGAGAGAGGTATGGTGAAAATCGTCCTGATGGCACTGATCGCGTTCGGCGTCCAGCTGCATGCGGCGGATCAGAAATTCAACCTGAAGTTCAATATGCTGAAGCTCAATGCGGAGATGGGATCGGCCCGGGAGTCTATGATCCGGAACGACAGGGCGGAAGCGCTGAAAGTGTTCAAGCGTCTCAAAACGGAGGTGCACGATCTTCTGAGCAACAAGGAGAAGATCGAATCCATGCTCCCCCCGGAGAAGAAACAGAAATCAAACATCGCCCTCGAGTCGGCAAAGCTGATCGCAGAGAATATCGAACTGATCGAGGATGCCTACGGAGAGAATACGCGGGACCTGACGCCGCGCAAACGCCAGATCAAAGCCCAAAGAGCCTACACCTCCATCGAACTGGCCTGTTTCCACTGCCACAACCTGGTGCGCGACGAACTGTAAACACCCTTCGATAACGATGCGCCCGCCCGGGCGTGTCAGGGTGTCGCTGTCGAGATAACCTCCCACGCCTCCACATCCCCAGCTATCGCGCTAAAGAGCGGATGCGTTTCAATTTCCTGTAACGATTCAAGTGCTTTGTAACGGTCTGGGTTCCGTTGTTTCAGTTTATGGAGCAGATGGGCAAACTCGTAGGCAAGCTGGCCCCTCTGCACCGACAGCGTTGCGCATTCACCTTCGCGCACTATTTTCCCCCTGTTGAACCTATAACCTCTCCTGTCCGCCTCGTCCACCACGTCACCGAGATAGCATGCAATGGCTTTTGCGGGGTCTTCGCACTGTTTGAAACGAAGTAACTGCGGGTGGTTCTTGTACCCTTTTGTTCGGCCGAGCAGCACGTTCTGCGCCAGCAGCGCTTCGCGCCACAGTGCGACCAACCCTTTGGCGTCCAGGTATTTCGGGTGGAGTGACCAGAGTCGCATCGGAGTCTCCTCCTTTTGCCCACATTGTGAGCGTTGTAGCTTATCCCACTATACTACAGATTTGCCGAGAACGCCGTCAGTCTTCACCAGGTCGATGACCCGTTTAAGCGCGTCGCCTTTTGAAAGCGTCAGCCGGATAATGCTCTTCGTACGGGCTTCGAGGGAGTGGGGGACGTGTGCATCGAAACAGACCATCTCCCCGCATTCAAGATCTGCTGCATCACCATTGGAGGTGAGTGTGACGCAGCCTTCGAGGACCATGATGGTAATCGGTCCGGGCGCGGTGTGCCCGCGCATGATGTTGCCTTTGGCCATACAGATGCGGATCTCTTTGGAAAAAGGGGTCTCCAGCATCTTTTCGACGACGACCCGTTCTCCGAAATGCGGCGCTTCCAGAAACGTGTATATTTTCATGTCAACTCCCCTTCACCATAGCGATGAAGTTTGCCGTGACGGTGTCCATGGTCGCGATGTGTTGTTGCAGCCACTGTGGCGTATCGGTGCAGATGTAGTCGCGGATGATCTCATCGTCGTTGCGGTTGCGCCACTCCATCATCACCAGCTGGAATGCATTAAGGGCGCGGTCATGCTCGGCTTTGTGCATCTCGAACGCGGGAAAGCCGACTTCTCGCATGAGGTACTCCTCGTTGGCGAAGTGCTCGCGGGTATGGAAAAAAAGTGCCTCAAGTGCCTGAGCGAGGGCCGTTTCGGGCGCACCGGTGTCGAGGAGCGTCTCGATATGGTTGAGCTGTTCCACCTCTTCGGCATGAACGGTGTTCATCTCGTCATAAGCGACTTTGGGGAGTTCGGCGAAAGCGATCATTGGATGATTCCTTTTTTGCGCCAGTATAGGTTATGATAGGGGATTGTGACATTGATATAGATCAAGTTGGAGGGGGCATGGGACTGGAACACTGCTATCTGTTCAACCGGCTGGAAGGGGATGACCTGGCACAGCTGCGGGAAATCAGCCGGGTGAAATCGCACAGCGCTGGGAGCACGCTTTTTTACGCCGGGGAGTACCCGGGAAAACTCCGCCTCATCGCATCGGGAGTGGTAAAGGTCGTCAAGCACGACACGGCAGGCAACGAGATCGTCCTGGCCCATTTCCGTGCTGACGACCTGGTAGCCGAAGCGGCACATTTCGAAAACATCCCCTATCCGGCGACAGCGCGCTGCGAAACGGACGTGACGCTCTACGAGATCGATTTCGGGGCTTTCAAAAGTCGCTTTCTGAACCGACCGGATGTGGCGCTGGGCATCATCCGGTCGCTGACGCGCAAGATCAAGCAGCTCGAAGCGGTGATCCGGCGCACCACGGTCGACGACGCGCAGACCCGCCTGGCACGCTACCTGCTGGAGCATGCCGACGTGCTTTCCGAGACGACCCAGAAGCAGATCGCGTCCGAGATCGGCCTGACGCCCGAAACGGTCTCGCGTATCGTGCGGCGCTTCAAAGCGCGGGGATGGGTCGAGGTGCGCGCGCGGAAGATCGTCATTACCGACCCGGAGGGGCTGAGAAGCATGCAGGATGAAACGGCGTAGGTGAAATGAAGAGCGGGACAGACCGTACACAAATCTTTTGATGCTTTTATCCGTCCTCCCTGTCCCGATGGAATTTTTTTCACTTTTTACTTCTGGGCGGTCGGCGGAACCGTTATAATTCCAACCATGGTACCCGAACTTCCCATCCATGCAGTCCTGCCCGAAATAGGGCAGGCGCTTTTCGACAACAACCAGCTTATCCTGCAGGCCCCTCCGGGTGCAGGTAAAACGACCGTTGTGCCGCTGGAACTGCTCGAAGCGGCGTGGCTGGAAGGCAAGAAGGTCGTTATGCTCGAGCCGCGGCGGCTCGCGGCGCGCAACGCGGCACTTCGGATGGCGGAACTGCTTGGCGAGGCGGTCGGAGAGCGGGTGGGGTACCGCATCCGACAGGAGACGAAAGTCTCGGCAGCAACGCGGATAGAGGTTGTCACCGAAGGGATCCTGACGCGGATGCTGCAGAGCGACCCGGCGCTGGAGGAGGTGGGGGTGCTCCTTTTCGATGAGTTTCATGAGCGCTCCATCCATGCCGACCTGGGACTGGCGCTCTCCTTGCAGTCGCAATCCCTGCTGCGTGACGACCTGAAGCTCGTGGTGATGTCGGCGACGCTGAATGCCGAAGCGTTGAAGGGCGTGCTGCCCGATGCCGCCGTCGTGACCAGCGAAGGGCGCTGCTATCCCGTAGCGTACCGTTACCTCGATATCCGGCGGAAGCTGCCCGAGGCGAAGAGCGTAGCATCGCTGACGGCGGAGACGATCATGAGCGCACTCAATGAGGAGCAGGGGAGCATCCTTGTCTTTCTGCCCGGTGTCAAAGAGATCAATGCCGTCGAGCGTGCGCTGCAGGGTGGGACGGCAAGCAACATTGTGATTGCGCCGCTGTACGGCGATCTCTCCAAAGCGGCGCAGCAGCATGCCATCGCCCCCGCCCCCGAAGGTAAACGCAAGGTCGTCCTCGCGACGAACATCGCCGAAACTTCCCTGACGATTGACGGCGTACGCATCGTCGTCGACAGCGGGCTGGAGCGTTTCGTGGAGTACGATGCGGCCTCTGGCATGAACCGGATGCGCACGCGCATGATCACGCAGGACTCCGCCGTGCAGCGCGCGGGACGGGCGGGCCGGACGCAAGAAGGGGTCTGCTACCGGCTCTGGCATGAGAATAAGCCGCTGGTGCCGCATGCGCGGCCCGAAATCGTGCAGAGCGACCTGGCACCCTTGATGCTGGAACTCGCCAACTGGGGTGCCGGCGTCGATGAACTGAATTGGGTCGACAGGCCGCCAATGCATGCGGTAGAAGAGGCATCCTTATTATTAATATCACTTAATATGGCAGATGTTTCCGGCCGCATCACGCCGCACGGCGAAGCGGCGCTGGCGCTTGGGCTGCATCCGCGCCTGGCCCACATGCTGCTGCGGGCCAAGGCGGAGGGACTCGGGTACGAGGCGGTTCTGCTCGCGACCCTGCTGCAGGAGCGGACGGGTTTCAGCGGTACGGACCTGTCCGAAGGCATGGGGTGGCTGGACCGTGTGCTGCAGACGGGTGAGAGCGGCAACCTGCTGCGCCATGCCGTGAACCTGCTCAAAAAGCGCACGGGCTGCGAACGGGGCAGCGGGGTGAAAACCGATACGGCGGGGGTACTCGCGGCGCTGGCGTATCCCGACCGCATTGCCAAACGCCGCAGTCAGGGGTCGGAGCGCTTTTTGCTGGCCAACGGCAAGGGGGCGGTGCTGGGCGATGCGACTCTGTTCCTGCATGACGATTACCTTGCCGTCGCCGATGCAGGCGGGCAGGGGGAGCCGCTGCGCATCTTCCATGCCGCCGCATTATCGCAGTCGGAACTGGAAGCGTGGTTCGGCGATGCCATTGCGACGGAGGAACAAGTCGCGTGGAACGACGAGTCGGGTCGCGTCGAGGCACTCCGGCTGCGGCGCCTCGGTGCCTTGACGCTGGAACAGTCACGCATTGACAGCCCTTCGCAGGAACTAGTCGCCAAGGGCGTGCTTGAGGGCCTGCAACAGAGCGGACTTTCCGTCTTGCCGTGGGCAAGAAAGAGCATGTCGCTCCGTGAACGGGTCAACTTCGTCAACCGCCACATGCCGGAGACGTTTGCCGCCATGGATGACGACACACTGCTGGAGACACTGGAGCACTGGCTGTTGCCCTACCTGGAGGGTGTCCGCGACCTCAAGGGGCTGCAGAAGCTCGATATGCATTCGATCCTCTCTGCGCTGCTGGGCTGGGACGCATTACAGAAACTGGATGCGCTGGCACCGGAGACGGTAACGGTGCCCAGCGGTTCGACCATCCGCATCGACTACGCAGACCCGGTGCAGCCGGTGCTTGCCGTGCGCCTGCAGGAGGTTTTCGGCTGGGAGCGTACGCCGACGGTACTGGAGGGTAGCGTGCCGCTGATGCTGCACCTGCTCAGCCCGGCCCAGCGGCCGGTACAGGTGACGAAGGATCTGGCGTCGTTCTGGCGGGAGGGATATGCCGAGGTGCGCAAGGAACTGCGGGGCCGGTACAAGAAACACTACTGGCCCGAAGACCCCTACGAGGCGGTCGCGACATCGAAGACGAAGAAGGGGATGGCGCGGGGCTGATCACTCCCGGAGCAGGTCGTAATAGGGCGGGATCTCCGGCGCGAAGAGGGCGTCGTCGAGGTTGCGGTTGATCTTCTGGTTTGAGAAGCGGATCTGGACACTGTTCTCGAAAGGGTCGTTGTAGGAGATCGCCAACGGGATGTCGTCGCGGATCTTGATAGTGAACTGCTGGGACTTGTGGGTCGCCAGGTAGGTTTCGTCGTCGAGCTTCACGGCCTTGGCGAGGATCTTGAAGAGGTCGATCTCGTCGCGGAAGGTCTTGACGATGGCCTGCTCGAGTTCCGGTTCGATGATGGTGACTTTGTGGCCGATAACGAAAACGCTCTTTTCGACGGGCTTGAAGTAGTGCCAGTGGGCCTTGTCCGGGCGCGTCGCGTCGACATGCCCCTCGTAGGTGATGGTCTTGTTCGTATCGTCGACGATCTGCTGGGTAAAATCCGCGCTGAAAGAACGGATGGAGTCGGTAAACCCGAAAAGGGCGCTAAAAGCGGCGAGCAGCAGAAAAATTGTTTTCATTTGAAACCTTTTTTGCGCAATTGTAACCAAAAATGGTGACCGGACACCCCTTTACGAAACCTTTATAGAAACGATACCTTCGCTTAGTTATAATCAGCGCAAAAAAAGGGGCACTGCCGGTGCCCGGAACTAGGGAAAAGATGCTGCAGACGATGATGGGCAAGGTGTTCGGCACCAAGAACGACCGGGAGCTGAAACGCTACAAACGGGCACTCAAAAAGATCAATGCGCTCGAAGCGACATATGAAGCGATGGACGATGCGGCACTGCAGGCTGCTTTCGAAGAACTGAAAATGGCCGTGCGCGCCGAAGAGAAGAGCCTCGAAGAGGTCCTTCCCGACTCCTTTGCCATCACACGCGAAGCAGCCAAACGTACCCTGGGAATGCGTCACTTCGACGTCCAGATGGTCGGCGGTATGGTCCTGCACGAGGGACGCATTGCTGAGATGAAAACGGGGGAGGGTAAGACCCTCGTTGCCTCCCTTCCTGTCGCGCTTAACGCGATGACGGGCAAAGGCGTCCACGTCGTCACGGTCAACGACTACCTCGCGCAGCGCGACGCCACGGAGCTTACGCCGCTGTACGGGTTCCTGGGCTACGAGGTCGGTACGGTCCTTGAGGGCGAATACGACCCGCAGGTCAAACGTGCCCACTACGCCGCCGACATTACCTACGGGACGAACAACGAGTTCGGGTTCGACTACCTGCGTGACAACATGAGCTTTTCCCGCGAACAGATGGTGCAGCGTGGCCACCATTTCGTCATCGTCGATGAAGTGGACTCCATTCTTATCGACGAGGCGCGGACCCCGCTGATCATCTCCGGCCCGACCAACCGCACCCTTGACAACTACGTCCGCGCCGATGAGATCGCCAAGCAGCTCTCGAAAGAGACCCACTTTACCGTTGACGAAAAAGACCGCCTCGTCCTCATCACCGAAGAGGGTATCGCCAAGGCCGAAGAGCTCTTCGCCGTCGACAACCTCTACAGCCTGGAGAATTCCGCCCTGTCGCACCACCTCGACCAGGCGCTCAAGGCCAACTACATCTTCGAGATCGACGTCGATTATGTCGTCAAGGACGGCGAAGTCGTCATCGTCGACGAATTCACTGGCCGCCTTTCCGAAGGGCGCCGCTACTCCGAGGGGCTGCACCAGGCCCTCGAGGCCAAAGAGCGCGTGCAGATCAAGGAGGAGTCACAGACCCTCGCGGACATCACCTTCCAGAACTACTTCCGCATGTACGACAAGCTGGCGGGGATGACCGGTACAGCGCAGACGGAGGCGACGGAGTTCGCCCAGATCTACCGCCTCGACGTCGTCTCCATCCCGACAAACGTCCCGGTCGTCCGTGAAGACCTCAACGACCTTATCTACAAGACCGAGCTCGAGAAGTTCCAGGCGTCCATCGAGAAGATCAAGGAGCTCAATGCCAAA contains:
- a CDS encoding phosphoglycolate phosphatase; amino-acid sequence: MFTHKELILFDFDGTLIDSAPDLALAVNHMLEQLGRPPFEETTVRGWVGNGARTLVERALRASGNAEDDTETVDRALAIFLEFYAGNLAVLTRPYPQVPEVLQQLHKEGYRLAIVTNKPYAFIEPILHSLGMSELFEYTLGGDSLPQRKPDPRPLLHVCETLGVDKERCVMIGDSKNDILAAKAAGMDAIGLGYGYNYGEAIASYTPNLVCDTFAEVAAPFGVSHGAG
- the ccsA gene encoding cytochrome c biogenesis protein CcsA, which codes for MKYLLSVISSMKTMATLMLVFAVSVGYATFVENDFGTPTAKAMIYNARWFEVLLGILAFNLVLNIVRFKMWKKGKGLVFLFHFAFLVILFGAAVTRYVGYEGMMHIREGETEDKITSSTSYLKIVYDDNGKVGEYKQSLYLSKLGGNDVDTTFDVAGKTVSVKLLEYIPDAVYSVVEAPDGKPIANMMITGGGAPDQMQLSQGEQYENEKLIIDFDSGKPVHDGKPVVRLFMEGDTLKMAHGFPLTYLKMDDQSSGAVAPSLEDNASTRTLYTTENGANFVIRSFFAKGKKTIVSQETKKKGPMMRTASQDAMRLQFSDGSETKEVVVMGTSGQVGVPEPVTLSGIPMSVSYGAELIRLPFALKLADFELDRYPGSQSPMSYASDVVLIDKEQNIEMPYRIFMNHVLDHRNYRFFQSSYDRDEKGTILSVNHDPGTLPTYIGYLLLAIGMFGSLFVKGGRFRQLGKIAKHAAEEKEKLAAGLIAALLLTFAPQSAKADTNPMIKEITSFDRTHADMFGALIVQDSNGRMKPVDTLSTEILHKINRGDTILGLNANQILLSMMLMPEAWRDIKMIRSDKLVNKELGFDAGEKTLAFNQFFEYPDEMAGYKLNKYVEEAIRKAPGKRDKFDKAVIKVDERVNVAYMVYTGAMLRLWPDAGDANHKWVATIEAINGFTPQESMLVRYLAAQYFSSIDDAVKSGDWSKADAALEQIAEHQKKAGSTVYPDENKVKLEIWYNHANIFERLWPLYFLVGFVLLVFAFAHIINPRVKLGLFAKGAYGLLVLFFIAHTVGLAIRWYISGHAPWSNGYESMIYIGWASVLAGFIFSKNSPITLAATSILAGLILFVAHLNWMDPQVTNLVPVLQSYWLSIHVSMITGSYGFLGLGALLGFITLILFMFNSGKRAHSISLSIKELNAINEMSLMVGLATLTVGNFLGGVWANESWGRYWGWDPKETWALVTILVYAVVIHLRFIKKIYTPYLFSVISLLAFTSVLMTYFGVNYYLAGMHSYAKGDPVPIPDFVPVTYAIVFAVIALASRHRKLAPLCKE
- the polA gene encoding DNA polymerase I, coding for MPKTITVIDTFGFFFRSFYALPPLTNKEGFPTGLLTGFINFIDRLHQDHASDYIVFALDAKGPTFRNEIDPEYKAHRPPPPDELKAQLPIAIEWIEKMGFKTLMQSGFEADDMIASITKKAVEAGMVVRIVSHDKDLYQLIDDDRVVLVDAIKRKDVNETECLEKYGIRPEQFTDYQALLGDSADNVPGVKGIGKVTAQKLLNQYETLDNVYANLDEVKPAGVQKKLREGEENAWMSRKLVTLRDDLFEKVAWDEYDMDDGNPFLPIVPELIRYEMNGIIRKLKAKKLISEEEISNENAVQEAECPLPANAGFSAKLITDESELAALTGAITAETLVAFDTETTGLDYLEDTMVGFSFCLNAEEAYYVPVGHSYLGVPEQVGEAAASAALRQIFTGRVVGHNLKFDLHFVNHYMEGFEPSLYADTMVMAWLAAPESPLSLDKLAQVHLNHTMISFKETVKKGEDFSGVDLADACGYAAEDAWATLMLYEKLTALLDLQGEHLLEEAAAVEFPFSLTLGAMEEAGIKVDTKVLATFLEEAKERLAELTQSIYELSGSEFNINSTKQLGEVLFEKLELPVVKKTKTGYSTDEKVLSSLLDAHPVIEKLLSYRELHKLVSTYLDPLLQLGAQRPDGRIHTSYVQTGTATGRLSSKNPNLQNIPTRTPLGARIREAFVAEPGKKLIGIDYSQIELRLLAHFSEDPTLVDAFKHDKDIHLSTAIALFGEEEAPKKRSIAKTVNFGLLYGMGQKKLSDTLGITTKEAREIITRYFETFPTVKSYFASIVERSKEQGYVETLLGRRRYFDYDKATPMLKAAYERESVNTVFQGSAADLIKMAMNRIDDVIKKERLPATMLLQIHDELIFEADAAQADALGQRFQSIMEEIHPLHIPLRASLNIGAHWGELK